The Muribaculum intestinale genome includes the window TTGAACAGTCCGTCGGTGCGGTAGCCCCAGATTTCACCGATGCGCATTCCTACGTAGTATTTCTTTGCGAATGACTTTGTAGGATTATCGTACTTGGTGATTTCGCTTCTGTAGTCGCTCAGGTTGAATCCTACGCTGTAATCGAAGGGATTGCCGAAGAGCTGGAAATTGTCGCGCCAGCTCAGAGCGATTTCATATCCTTTGGTGCGGAGATCGGCGGTGTTCATGTCGGGGACATCGGCGCCGTATACCGACGGCAGGGCTATACCTTCGGTAAGCATGTCCTTGGTGTCGCGGATATATGCGTCAGCGGTAAAGTTGAGTCGGCCGTTGAGCATCGAGTAGTCGATACCAAGGTTATACTGGTTGGCTTTCTCCCAAGTGAGGTCGTCGGCAATCGGTGCGCTGAGGCTGGAGTATTTTCCGATTGTGCCGTCGCCGAATGTGAAACTGTCGAAGTCTTTTATCGACACGAGGCGTAGGAATGTATAGTAAGAGGATACATTCTGGTTGCCGAGGCTACCGTAGGATAATCTGATTTTAAGATTGTCAACGATGTCGCGTGCTCCTGCGAAGAATGATTCTTCAGAGATACGCCATCCGAGAGAAGCCGAAGGGAAGAATCCCCAGCGAGAGCCGCGGCCGAAACGCGACGAACCGTCGTAGCGTCCGCTGGCTTCGAAGAGGTAGCGTCCTTTGTAGTCATAGTTCACGCGTCCGAATATGCCTGAGAGGACATACTGGTTCTGTCCGCCTCCATAATTGTTGTCGGAAGCGAATCCGGTAGCGAGCTTAAGGTCGTCGAGTGCGGACGACGAGAGGTTGCCTGCGGCTACGTTGATATCCTTGCTCTTCCATGATTCATTGTTGTAGCCTGCCGTTATTGTGACATTGTGGGCATCGGCAAATGTGTCGTTGTATGTGGCGTAGATGTTGTATGCAAGATAGTTGCGCGTCTTTACCGATTCGTCGAGTCGGTCTTCTCCGGCACCTGTTACGTATGATTTCAATGCTTCGTCGGGATACACACGATATGTCATATTCTGCGAACGGCTTGTGTTGCGCAACTGGTAGAACCGGAATGTGAAGTCGCCGGTGATGCTCAGCTGCTTGATGGGATTGATGACCAGACGTGTGGTGTTGGAGAAGTCGTTGATGCGGTTTACATTGCGGTGAGAGCCTTCTCCAACAAGGATGTGGCGGCCGTTGGCTACATTATAGGATGTGTAGGGAGTGGAGTAGAGCCATGTGCCGTCGGGATTCTTCTGAGGGAAGCATGCCAAAGCGTGGCGTGTGGCATAAATCATAGTGTTTTCAACGGAGCCGTCGCCCTGGAACTCATACTGTGAGGAGTAGTATGATGTATTGTTGGACATTGTAGCCCATTTGTTGATGCGGAAGTCAATCTTGGAGCGCAGATTGTATTTGCGGAAAATATCAGGATTAGTCTTGATTATGCCTTTCTGCCAGTCAAGTCCACCGGAGAGGTAGTACTTGACATCCTTGGTCTTTCCGCTTACCGATACATTGTGCTGTGTAGAGGGATGTCTCTCGCTGAAGAATGTATGATACCAGTCGTAGTTGCCGTAGTATACCCACTGGCGGCGTCCGTTGCGGGTCTCCTCTACCACCCATGGACGGTCGGGGTGCTCGGTCTTGTCGTTGACGCGGGCAAGGAGTTGCTGCATGTCGTAGTCGGTATAGTTGATATAGTTGGTGCCGCGGGTGGCATTCTGGAAGAGATTTACGATGTATACCGACCAATAACCGGTGTTAATGTAGTCGGTAGAGGTGGTGGGTTCTTCCCAGCCTACACGTCCGCTGTATCGCACGGTAGCTTTGCCGTCCTTCTCCGAGCCGCTCTTTGTGGTGACGAGAATCACACCGAAGGCAGCGCGTGCGCCATATACGGCGGCAGCCGATGCATCCTTGATAACGGAAATCGACTCTACGTCGTTGGGGTTGACGCGTGAGAGGTCGCCCTCGGCTCCGTCGATGAGCACGAGGGGATTGGTTTTGTTGATTGAGGTGGTACCGCGCACATTGATTTTAGCCGACTCGCCGGGCACGGATGATGAGGTGGTGACGTTGAGACCGGCCACAGAGCCCTGGAGCATGTTGGTAAGCGAATGTGACACACGGTTTTCGAGTTCCTTTCCGCCTATGCTTGCGACAGCGCCGGTCACATTGACTTTCTTTTGTGTGCCGTAGCCTATCACGACTGTTTCTTCGAGCATCACGGCGTCTTCCTGCATTACTACCTGCAGATTGTCGGTGCCGGGTGCTACTTTTATTTTCTGGGTCTTGAAGCCTACATATGTGAATGTCAGCTCGATAGTCGAGGAGGGTACTTGAAGGGTGAACTTACCGTCGATATCAGTCATACCGCCGTTGGTGGTGCCGCTTACCATTACGGTAACGCCTGCCAGCGGCTCATCCATAGAGTCGAGTACCTGTCCGGACACCTTTCTGTTCTGGGCAGCTGCCGACAATATGCCTATCAGCGACATAAGTAGACAGAGAATTAAGGACTTAGTTGGTTTCATAAAATTTCATCCGGTTTTAGATGTTGGTTAATTGTTTTGTCGGGCATGGAAAATGTCATTGCATGTATGCATCGGTAGAGAATGCTTTCGGACGCTTCATTTCCTCTGTCCATGTGTGGCCGAACTCATCCTTCACGGTAATGTTGAGTGTCGATGTGGCATCGGGAGCCTTTACCTTGAAGAAGTGGACGAACAGTTCGGTAATAAAGCTCGGCGCGCTCTTCAGGTTGGCTTTGTTGAAGCGTTTCACTGTGAGTGCTGCAATGTGGAGCGGGTCGTACGCGCCTACAGGAGTGCATGTAAGGGTTTGTCCGCTTTCGGTAGTTACGGTGATTGTCCACGATGGATTCCAGTTCCATACGTTAATCAGAACTTCGTTGTTGGAGTTGGCCGGATATGCCTGGATGTACTTATTGAAAGCGTTGGTCGCTGTTGTTGTACCTGACATGTCGGGTACGTCGTTGAGGCTGAATCTTACCTGATTGAGGTCGTATGAGCGGAACTGTACATCTTCATTGAGATTAGTGCCTTTGTAAATCCATTTGATGTCAGTGCCGTTGATATCCCAGATGGCATATCCGCCGGGTGTGCCGTCGGTAGACAGATGGAGTCCGGGGGTCAGATGTCCCGACCACCACCATGAGGCGCATATGGCTGCGACGTTGTGTTCCATGATGTCGCGTCCGCCTGACACCTGATGGCCTGCGGGCACGTTGTAGTTCATGTGGGTATGTCCGGTCACAAAGTGTACCTTATATCCGTCGAGGAGCGAGAGCAGACGGTCGGTACTTGCTGCATCGTGGTCGTACTTGTAGCTTCCGGTCTCGGTAGGACGGAAGAACGGAGCGTGTGCGGTAATAATGACCGGTGTTGATTTATTGACATAGGCGAGATCCTTTGCGAGCCATGTGAGCTGGTCGTCGGACAGATTTTTTGTATATAGTCGGGCCGTTGTGCCGTCGTAGCCGTCGCAGTCAATGTCGTCGAGCACGATGTAGTGGACCTTTCCGATATTGAACGAGTAGTAGCCGGGGGCGAGGTGTGTACGGTACTGCAGTGCTGCGTCAAAGTCGTTGAAGGCCTTGTAGTCGTAGTCGTGGTTGCCCATGGTGTGGAATATCTGTATATCCTTTACCTGCTCGTTGATGGTCTTGATATAGTCGGCGATTTCATATTTGTTGTCGTACCAGTAGAGGTCCCATGTCATGTCGCCGAGTGTGATGGCATACATCTTCTGTCCGCTGCATGAGTTGCGGTAGTTGTTGAAGTCGGCGGTGAACTGCCGGAACTGTGCGGCGTCGTCGGTGCGGTTGGCCAGGTGCATGTCGCCGAGGAAGAATACCTTGTAGGTATCCTGTCCGTCTACCTGTGTGAGGCGGAAGTCGGCGCGTTCGGCTTTGGTATTGTCGGCTGTAGTAAGACGGTACATTCGTGGCAATACTCCGTCAGCCTCCACTTCATATCCCGATGGTACGGATATGAATACATAGCCGTAATGTTTGTTGGACTTGAGGTTGTATACACCGTTTTCGTCGGTAGTGGTGACTTCGATGCCATCAGATACCACGACACCCTTTACACCTCCTTCGTCGGTGGAGACAAGGCCGTAGATTGTGGCGCCTTCGGCCGGCTCGATAATGCTTTCTACAATGGCAACGGAAAGTTGTCCGAGAGGTATGCGGCGGTCGTCTCGTTTTATGTATGCCCGGTATGAGCCATCGGTAACGCTTGGATTGAAGCGTACTGTAAAGCTGTTTTCTGTAGCGCTTACAATCGGCGAGATGTGCAGCACACCGTTTGAGGCCTCGAGCATGAGAAAATCGGTAGTCAGAGGCACAGAGCCCGATGGTACATTGAATGTATAGTCGCCGCCCTGCATTATGTCGATTTTGGCAGGTACAGAAAAGTGTATGCCGGAATCGCTAATCGGCGGATTGTCGTCGGATGAAGAGCAACTTGCCGCTGTCAGAGGCAGAAATACTGTCAGGATTGCTCCTATCAGATATTTTTCAATTGTTTTCATATTTTTAATGTTAGTTTTAGGTTAATTCGTTCTATTATCGAAGCAGGCTTGGCTTGTCGGTGTTAAATCATTAAATTCCGTGCTTTCTTGGCATACATTCTAAGAATTTGTCGATTTGTAAGGCTATTCTTTCGTTTGGAAAGCCTGTCGCTTACGCAAAGTTAAAAATAGTTAGAGAAATTATATATATATTATTAAACAAAAAAAGTTAAATAAAAGTTAAATAAAAACTTAAATAGGTTAAAAATGAGACTCAAGGTAAAAGCATAGTGTATTTTTATACATATAAAGCCGTCCGGACTGGTCCGGACGGCTTTATGCTTATGATTTTTTTGATAAAGAAGTCTGATCGTCTACAACATCTATAGGGAAGAGAGCTGGTCGATTGTGGCTTTTAGATAATTGACTGTGGCTGCAGTGGTGGAGCGAGTGTCGACGATGCCCATTTTTATTGGATTCAGGGCTTTTTCCAGTCGGTCAAGAGAGGCTGCATCGCCGTTGGCGATGAATTTTTCTCGCAGCAGGCGTGCTTTTTCACTAAGCTGTATGCCCTCTACGAGACGTTCGTAGCGCACTGACGAACGTCCTTCGGGGTATATGAAGTATGTGTCGCCTGGGGCAAATAGTTTGAAGCGGGAGTCGTCAAGAGGATTGTCGGTCCAGTTCATGAAGCTCCAGTGGAGATATCCGTCGTGGCCGGTCGAGGTGCAGTAGACCGGAATCCACACGGCATCGGCCGATGCATTGTTGGAGAAGAGGTTGGGCTCGGGGCGCGAGCAACAGGTATAGAGATTTGTTACTAATCCTTTTTCGCGGCGTCGCTCTACAGTGCCGGGGGGATATGCTTCGGTAAGCAGGATGGTATAGCTGTAAAGTTTGTCGATAAGCTCGGGATGGTAGTTGCCGGCGAGCGATATCTTAAATCGGGGTTCCGCTTCCTGTATTATGGCGTAGGCGTTGAGCATGTCGGACAGGCTGCGCTCGTCCATGCTTATCATTGTGCGTTCGAACCATCCTTTTTCTTTGAGGTGGGAGGCGAATGCTTTCAGGAAGTTAAGCCATAGGTCGCGGTATTCAGGAGTGTCGGTAGTGGTCTTTAGGAATCTGTATTCGCCGGCGCTTTCATCGTAGTAGCGGAAATTCATTTCCCATGGAATCATGGTGAAGCATTCAATCATGCCGTCGATGCCGTTGTCGGCCATGAACTGCACCCATCTGTCGAATATTCTGTAGTCGTAGCTCCAAGAGCCGTCGGCCTTTTTGGTGGTCTCTATCATAGGGAGGAAAAGGTCGTTGCTCTGCTCTCCCCAAGGCTCGTAGAACAGTATGGCCGAGACGGTGCTCTGACCGGCCCGGGCGAGGTATTGGGCGTAGGGTTTAAGGAGATTGAAGTGTTCCTTGCTCCAGGGCTCTACCTTGCCATAGCGGGCGACGGAGTAGGGCTGTTGCCATAGATTGAGATGAAATGCTTGTTGTGAGGGCTTGGGCAGGGTCATTTCCGATACGGAGATATTGAGTGATATCTGCTGTCCGTCAACCGAAAGTGTCTCTTTATATTTGCCGGGCTTTGCGTCGCGGGGCACTTCGACTGTCACCCATACAGGGCGGGTTTCGCCGGAAAGGTGCACACTGCCGGCTTGGGTGTCGATTATGTCGGGCACGCGCCAAGCGGGGAGAGTGTCGGGGTGTATTCCGCAGTTGCGGAAATCGTCGGTGAGCACATAGTCGACAAATGAAGCGCTTGCAGGCAGCTGGCCTGATATCTTGGCTGAGCACACTGCGGTCTGTCCCTGTGGTATGTGGATTAATGCGACAGCGCCTACGCGTTCGCCGCGCCATGCGTGAATGAGGGTGTCGGTTGTAAGTTGATTGGGCAGGGCATAGTCGGACGCATAGTGGATATCTTTTGAAGCCCATGTGAGTTGTGCGCACATTGATGCCGCGTTTGCAAGCATTGCGGTTGCGATAAGTATTGATTTGCCTGTTTTCATGGAAAAACGTAAATGTCGTCGGGACCCTGCATATCGGATAATGCAGTAGTGGCGACGGCTGTGTATTTTCAG containing:
- a CDS encoding calcineurin-like phosphoesterase C-terminal domain-containing protein, yielding MKTIEKYLIGAILTVFLPLTAASCSSSDDNPPISDSGIHFSVPAKIDIMQGGDYTFNVPSGSVPLTTDFLMLEASNGVLHISPIVSATENSFTVRFNPSVTDGSYRAYIKRDDRRIPLGQLSVAIVESIIEPAEGATIYGLVSTDEGGVKGVVVSDGIEVTTTDENGVYNLKSNKHYGYVFISVPSGYEVEADGVLPRMYRLTTADNTKAERADFRLTQVDGQDTYKVFFLGDMHLANRTDDAAQFRQFTADFNNYRNSCSGQKMYAITLGDMTWDLYWYDNKYEIADYIKTINEQVKDIQIFHTMGNHDYDYKAFNDFDAALQYRTHLAPGYYSFNIGKVHYIVLDDIDCDGYDGTTARLYTKNLSDDQLTWLAKDLAYVNKSTPVIITAHAPFFRPTETGSYKYDHDAASTDRLLSLLDGYKVHFVTGHTHMNYNVPAGHQVSGGRDIMEHNVAAICASWWWSGHLTPGLHLSTDGTPGGYAIWDINGTDIKWIYKGTNLNEDVQFRSYDLNQVRFSLNDVPDMSGTTTATNAFNKYIQAYPANSNNEVLINVWNWNPSWTITVTTESGQTLTCTPVGAYDPLHIAALTVKRFNKANLKSAPSFITELFVHFFKVKAPDATSTLNITVKDEFGHTWTEEMKRPKAFSTDAYMQ
- a CDS encoding DUF4091 domain-containing protein gives rise to the protein MKTGKSILIATAMLANAASMCAQLTWASKDIHYASDYALPNQLTTDTLIHAWRGERVGAVALIHIPQGQTAVCSAKISGQLPASASFVDYVLTDDFRNCGIHPDTLPAWRVPDIIDTQAGSVHLSGETRPVWVTVEVPRDAKPGKYKETLSVDGQQISLNISVSEMTLPKPSQQAFHLNLWQQPYSVARYGKVEPWSKEHFNLLKPYAQYLARAGQSTVSAILFYEPWGEQSNDLFLPMIETTKKADGSWSYDYRIFDRWVQFMADNGIDGMIECFTMIPWEMNFRYYDESAGEYRFLKTTTDTPEYRDLWLNFLKAFASHLKEKGWFERTMISMDERSLSDMLNAYAIIQEAEPRFKISLAGNYHPELIDKLYSYTILLTEAYPPGTVERRREKGLVTNLYTCCSRPEPNLFSNNASADAVWIPVYCTSTGHDGYLHWSFMNWTDNPLDDSRFKLFAPGDTYFIYPEGRSSVRYERLVEGIQLSEKARLLREKFIANGDAASLDRLEKALNPIKMGIVDTRSTTAATVNYLKATIDQLSSL
- a CDS encoding SusC/RagA family TonB-linked outer membrane protein; this encodes MKPTKSLILCLLMSLIGILSAAAQNRKVSGQVLDSMDEPLAGVTVMVSGTTNGGMTDIDGKFTLQVPSSTIELTFTYVGFKTQKIKVAPGTDNLQVVMQEDAVMLEETVVIGYGTQKKVNVTGAVASIGGKELENRVSHSLTNMLQGSVAGLNVTTSSSVPGESAKINVRGTTSINKTNPLVLIDGAEGDLSRVNPNDVESISVIKDASAAAVYGARAAFGVILVTTKSGSEKDGKATVRYSGRVGWEEPTTSTDYINTGYWSVYIVNLFQNATRGTNYINYTDYDMQQLLARVNDKTEHPDRPWVVEETRNGRRQWVYYGNYDWYHTFFSERHPSTQHNVSVSGKTKDVKYYLSGGLDWQKGIIKTNPDIFRKYNLRSKIDFRINKWATMSNNTSYYSSQYEFQGDGSVENTMIYATRHALACFPQKNPDGTWLYSTPYTSYNVANGRHILVGEGSHRNVNRINDFSNTTRLVINPIKQLSITGDFTFRFYQLRNTSRSQNMTYRVYPDEALKSYVTGAGEDRLDESVKTRNYLAYNIYATYNDTFADAHNVTITAGYNNESWKSKDINVAAGNLSSSALDDLKLATGFASDNNYGGGQNQYVLSGIFGRVNYDYKGRYLFEASGRYDGSSRFGRGSRWGFFPSASLGWRISEESFFAGARDIVDNLKIRLSYGSLGNQNVSSYYTFLRLVSIKDFDSFTFGDGTIGKYSSLSAPIADDLTWEKANQYNLGIDYSMLNGRLNFTADAYIRDTKDMLTEGIALPSVYGADVPDMNTADLRTKGYEIALSWRDNFQLFGNPFDYSVGFNLSDYRSEITKYDNPTKSFAKKYYVGMRIGEIWGYRTDGLFKTDEEAAQYAASHTFSSRLTGNLTGGWKAGDLKILDLDGDGFIGETGNETADAPGDRTIIGNSLPSLSYGITGSIRYFGFDVSVFFQGTGNHYWYPENQSMPFWGAYGYPYNSFIPTNFLDNVWAEDNPDAYFIRPRSNMSTGGYLRDANDRYLQNARYLRLKNLTVGYTIPAKVTKKAGIDQVRVYFSGENLHYWSPMKKHTKYVDPEAAIQRGDKTGADANNAFYPWQKTFMFGLDITF